The genomic window TGCACCGGAGAGGTGCAGCGGGGTGAAGGCGGTGCCGGCGTCGAACCAGCCGCGGTGGGGGTCGTCCATGGACCCGTTCCAGGCGGCGCTACCGCTGGGTGCTCCGAGGTCGTGGAAGGTGCTGCGGTAGAAGAGCAGGGGGTCGGTGTCGCGACACTGTGCATCGACGATCTCGCCGATGAAGATCACGTGGTCGCCGCCGTCGTACTCGCGCCAAGGCACGCACGACAGGGTGGCGGCGCTGCCGGCGAGCACCGGGGCGGTGGGGCCCTGCTCCCACACCGGCCCGGGGGACTGCGGCCGGCCGGCGAAGTGCAGTGCGACGTCGGTCTGGTCGGCGGCGAGGATGTTCACCGCGAACGGTGCGCCGGACAGGAACGTGCAGGCCTTCGAGGTACGGGTCAGGGTCACCTGGCACAGTCGCGGTTCGAGCGAGACCGCGGTGAACGCCGTCACCGTCGCGCCGTGCGGGGTGCCGTCCTCCTTACCGCAGGTGATGACGGTGACTCCACTTGCGAACTGCCCGAATATGTTTCGCAGCCGACGCGAGTCCATGGCGGTGCTCCTTGCTGATGGTCGTTGACTGTGACGCAGACCATAGGCAGGCTGGGGCGGGCTCGGCCATCCGCTGAGCGGTCTCGTTATCCGAATTGCGCGACGTGTTCGGCGGAACACTGTTGCCGAGAATCGTGTTCCCGATCACACTGGGGCGGAGGTCCCGAACAGGACGGGGCAGGAAGGTGGCGCCGGAATGTCGACAGGCGTGGCCGTCGGCCCGGATGATTGGGGCGAGGCTGAGAATGCGGTGTCCGCTGCGTATTTTGCGCACGAGCTGACGCCGCTCACCGCCGGATCGGAGCCGCGGCTGAACGTACGGGCGACGCAGATCGGTGCACTGCGGCTGACGAGGATCGGTTGGGGCGCCGATGTTTCCGTGGACACGCGACATCCGGGTGCGTACGCGGTCAACATTCCGCTGTCGGGCCGGATCGAATCCGTCAGCGGTGGCCACGACGTGATCTCCGGGCCGGGGAAGGCGTCCGTCTTCCGTCCGGACACCGGGGCCGTGATCACCCGGTGGACCGCGGACTGCGAGATCGTCGGCGTCAAGGTCGACAAGGATTACCTGCATCGCGAGCTCGCGCGGATACTGGGCCGGCCGGATCGGCGGCTACCGGATCAGGTGGACCTGACGACCGCCGCCGGACAGAACTGGATGGGTCTGCTGCGGTCGATCGTCGAACAGGTGCGCGGCAGCGAAGGGCTGTGGCAGACCCCGGTCGTCGCACAGCAACTGTCGGGGGCCATCACCAGCGCCTTCGTCTTGGCGGCGATGCCCGACGACACCGCCGTCGCGCCGCGGCCGCGGATCGTGAAGCGGGTGCTCGACCGGATCGACGCCGATCCGGCGCTGGCGTGGACCGCGAGCGACATGGCCGAGGCTGCCGGCGTGAGCGTCCGGCGGCTGCAGGAAGGATTCCGCGAGTATCTCGGGATGTGCCCCCGGGACTATCTACTGGACGTGCGTCTCGCACGGGTCCACGACGATCTGGTGGCGGGCGATCCGTCGAGTACGTCGGTGACCGATATCGCCGTGCGCTGGGGAATCACCCACACCGGTAGGTTCGCGGCCGCCTATCGGCGCAGGTACGGGGTTGCACCCTCGGCGACGCTGCGCTCCTGAGATTCGAGGCGACCGGTGCCGCGTCAGTGCCGGCGGAAGCCCAGGTCCGTACTGAGGGCCTCGGCGGTCTCGATCACGTTCGCCGCCGCGGACGCCCGGAACTCCTCGGGGGTGTTGCGGCCGGAGGATGTGGAGCAGGCGAGGGCGCCGACGACGTCGCCGCTCGCGTCGCGGACCGGTGCGGCCAGGGAGATCAGGCCCTCTTCGAGTTCGGCGGCGGTCAGCGCGTAGCCCTGCGTGTGGACTCGGTCCAGTTCGGCTCGCAACGATTCCGGTGAGGCGATCGTCGACGTCGCGAGCTTCTCGAACCGGGATCCGGCGATCACCCGGTCGACGGTCTCGGTCGGTGCCCACGCGAGCAGTGCGCGGCCCATCGACGTCGCATAGGCCGGAACCCGGGTGCCGACCGAGACGTTGATGCTCATGATCCGGCGCACCGGAACCCGGGCCGCGTACACCACGTCGACGCCGTCGAGTACGCCGAGCGACGCGGATTCGCCGGTGCGCTCGGACAATTGGACGAGCCGGGGCATCGCGGCTTCGACGAGGGCGTGGGATGCGGAGTAGTGCTGGCCGATGCTGAGTACGCGCGGGGTGAGCGACCATCGGCTGCCGTTCGCGGCGACGTAGCCGAGTTTCTGCAGCGTGAGCAGGATACGGCGCACCGCCGGGCGGGACAGATCGGTCTTGGTGGCGAGTTCGGCCAGCGACGGGGTGGGGTGCTGTTCGTCGAAGGCGAGCAGGACGGCGAAACCCCGTTCGATGCTCTGGATGAAATCCCGGTCTTCGTTCGACATCGAGGGCTCCTGGCTGCTGGTTCGGTGGTGACTTCGGGTCGGGTGTTGACAACTGCTGTGACTCGACGCACAGTATGCGTACGCACTGCGAATCACTTGTACGCATAGCGTACATCAGCTCGGCGGGATATGCGTCGGCCCCGCACCCCCCGCTGCCACGATTTTCTCGACCGCCAGACGTTCGAGCCTCGACGAGGAGGACCCATGACCAGTACCGAAACGGCGACCGCACACGCCTCGGGCAATGCCGCCACCGACAAGTTCAAGTCCGACCGTGTGTCGGCCGACACCTCCCCGGAGCGTGCGTCCGCGATCTACCGGGACGTGTTGAAGGCGTTCGCAGACGTCATCCACAAGCACGAGGTGACCTACGACGAGTACCGCGTGCTCAAGCAGTGGGTCATCGACGTGGGCGAGTACGGCGAGTGGCCGCTGTGGCTGGACGTGTTCGTCGAGCACGAGATCGAGGACGTCAACTACAGTCGCAACGCGCTCGCCGGCACCAAGGGCAGCATCGAGGGCCCGTACTACGTCGCGAATTCGCCGACGCTGCCGTCGAAGTGCACCATGCCGATGCGGGACAAGGACCGGGACGCCACCCCACTCGTGTTCTCCGGTCAGGTGACCGACCTCGAGGGCAACGGTCTCGCCGGTGCCACCGTCGAACTGTGGCACGCCGACGAGGACGGCCTCTACTCGCAGTTCGCGCCGAATCTGCCGGAGTGGAACCTGCGCGGCACCATCGTCTGTGACGACGAGGGCCGCTACGAGATCACCACGCTGCAGCCCGCGCCGTACCAGATTCCGCACGACGGCCCGACCGGCTGGTTCATCGAGTCCTACGGGGGACACCCGTGGCGTCCGGCGCACCTGCACCTGATGGTCAAGGCGCCGGGCAAGCTCCCGATCACCACCCAGCTGTACTTCGCCGGCGGGCAGTGGGTCGAGAACGACGTCGCCACCGCCGTCAAGCCGGAACTGGTCCTGGATCCGAAGACCGGGGACGACGGCCGGAACTACGTGACCTACAACTTCGCCCTCGACCCCGAGGCCTGATCCGACGCGAATGCCGGTGTCCCCGAGGGGCGCCGGCATTCCGTGATTCTCCGATCCGATTGAGAGCTGTTCGATGTCCGACCCTGATCTCGCGATCGTCTCCATCGAGACGACCATCCTCGACGTACCCCTGATACGTCCGCACAAGTTCGCCACCACGACGAGCGAGGTGCAGCCGATCCTGCTCGTCGCGATCACGACGGCCGGCGGTGTCACCGGTCACGGCGAGGGCGTCGTCCCCGGCGGCCCCTGGTGGGGAGGTGAGTCCGTCGAGACGATGAAGGCGATCGTCGACAACTACGTCACTCCCTACATCCTCGGGCGCGGTGTCGACGAGATCACCGGGATCCTGGTCGATCTCGAACGCATCGTCGCGAACGCACGTTTCGCGAAGGCCGCGGTCGACGTGGCCCTGCACGACGCGTACGCACGGCACCTCGGCGTCGGCGTGCACATCCTGCTCGGTGGGGCCTTCCGCACGGGCGTCGACGTGCGCTGGGCGCTCGGTGCGGCCCCGGTCGAGGAGGTTCTCGACGAGATCGAGGAGAAGATCGAGGCGCGGTTGAACTTCGCCTTCAAGCTCAAGATGGGGGCACTCGACCCGGCCGTCGACACCGAGCGGGTGGTGTCGATCGCAGAGGCCCTCGACGGTCGGGCCGGGGTGAGTATCGACGTCAATGCTCGCTGGGATCGGTTCACCGCCCTGCGCTACGTCCCCGAACTCGTCGACGGGGGAGTCGAACTCGTCGAGCAGCCCACTCCGGCCGAGCAGATCGAGGTACTCGCCGAGATCAACCGTCTCGTCGGTGCGTCGGTGATGGCGGACGAATCCGTGCAGACCCCGCACGACGCCTTCCGGATCGCGACCCTCGGGGCAGCCGACGTTCTCGCGCTCAAGACCACCAAATGCGGTGGGCTGCAACGCAGCAAGCAAGTCGTGGCCGTGGCGAAGGCGGCCGGCCTGCGCTGCCACGGTGCGACGTCCATCGAGGGGCCGATCGGTACCGCTGCGTCCGTGCACTTCGCGTGTTCCGAACCGGGAATCGACTACGGCACCGAACTTTTCGGCCCGCAACTGTTCGCGGTGGAACTGCTGCAGACACCGCTCGACTACTCCGAGGGGCAGGTGCACCTGCCCACCGGCCTCGGCTTGGGCGTCGAACTCGACATGGACGTCGTCAAGCACCTGGCCCGGAACTGACCCCCGGAACCGACACGAAAGACGAGAGACGATGCCGCTCTTCCACGTCCGCATGGACGTCGACATTCCCCGTGACCTCGACCCGCAGGTCCGCGACGACACCCTCGCCCGCGAGAAGGCGTACTCCCAGGATCTGCAACGGCAGGGAAAGTGGGTGCACCTGTGGAGGATCGTCGGAAAGTACAGCAACATCAGTATCTTCGACGTCGAATCGGCCGACGAACTCCACGAGATCCTGTGGAACCTCCCGCTGTTCCCGTACATGACGATCGACGTCGTCCCCCTGACCGGGCACGCGAGCTCGATCCGCTAGAGAAGGCGGCGGAACCGAACCCGATGTCCCGGTCGCAGCTGTGCCGCGACCGGGACATCGTCGCTCACGACCGTCGCGATCACCGGGTAGCCGCCCGTCACGGGGTGATCGGCGAGGAACAACACCGGCATCCCGTCCGGTGGTACCTGCAGTGCGCCGGTGCTCATGCCCTCGCTCGGCAGTTCGCCGCGGCGGGCCCGGTGCAGCGGTCCGGGACCGTGCAGACGGGCGCCGACGCGGTCGGTGTCGGCGGTGACGGTCCAGGTGTGCTCCGCGAGCGCCGCGCGGGACGCCGGGGTGAACCAGTCGTCACGCGGCCCCATCCGGATCCGCAGCTCCACCGGATCGGCGGCGGGGGCCGGTGGCGGGATGAGATCCTCGGCCGGCAGGTCGTCGTGCCGCGTGCCGACCGGTAGCCGGTCACCGTCCCGGACCGGGTCCGGCCCGATCCCGGAGAGGGTGTCGGTGGCGCGGCTGCCGAGAACGGCGGGGACGTCGATGCCGCCGCGGACCGCGAGATAGGTGCGCAGGCCGGTGTCGGACATGCCGAGCGTCACCTCGTCGCCGTCGCTCAGGTGCAGCGTCGAATAGCGGGGGCGGGGTGTGCCGTCGACCGTCACCGGGACGGATGCCCCGGTGACCGCGACGGCCGTCGGCCCGTGCACGCGGAATCGCAGTCCGCCCAAGGTCACTTCGAGGGTCGCGGCGTCCGGGGTGTTGCCGACGAGCCGGTTCGCGGCGTCGTGGGAGACGACGTCTGCGGCACCGGATCCGCCGACCCCGAGCGCCGCGTGCCCGGACCGTCCGCGGTCCTGGACGGTGGTGCGGGCACCGGCACGGACGATCTCGAGCCATACCATGTGTCGATTGTCCCCCGATCGGGGCGGCGCTGCCTACCATCGACCGATGGTGACCGCTGCACTGTACGGGGTGGGGACGGCGCTGCCGTTGCTGATCGGCGCGTGGGTGGGGTTGCGTTTCGACCTGCCCCGGCCGGTGCTCGCGGCGCTCATGGCGTTCGGTGCGGGCACGATGGTGGCCGCGGTGTCCTCGGAACTGTTCGCGCCCGCGTTCGCGACCGAGGGCGTCTGGATTGCGGGGACCGCGCTGCTCGCGGGCGCACTCGTGTACGTGGTCGCCGATCATTTCATCGAGAACAAGCTCGGCCCGGCCGCTCTCGGCTGGGCACTGATGCTCGGATCCCTGCTCGACGGTATCCCCGAGAACACCGCACTGGGCGTCTCGCTCGTCGAGGGCGGGGGTGTGGTGCTGCTGGTGGCCGTCGCGGTCGGCAACATCCCCGAGTCGGTGGCGGGTGCCGCGTCGATGCGGAGTCAGCCGGGCTTCGATTCCCGTCGCGCGTTCCGGGTGTGGGCGATCACCGCCGCCGTGCTGGTACTGGTCGTCGTGGCGGCGAATGCCGTCTCCGACAACATCTCCGATGGCAGCATCGCCGTCGTCCAGGCGTTCGCCGGCGGCGCGACGATCGCGGTACTCGCCGATTCGCTCATGCCGGAGGCGTACCGCGAGGGCGGGTGGTGGGTGGGGCTGTCGACCGCGCTCGGTTTCCTCGTGGCGTTCGCGCTCGGTGCCTGACCCCTGAGCGGGGCTCGGCCGGCGATGCTCAGACGGCGACGAACGTGACGGTGACTCCCGGTTGCAGCAGTGCGGGCGGGTCGCGGTCGACGTCCCACATCGGTTCGGTGGTGGTGCCGATCAGTTGCCAGCCGCCGGGGGAGGGGCGCGGATAGATTCCGGAGAACTCGCCGGCGAGGCCGACGGCGCCGGCCGGGACGCGGGTGCGGGGGGTCGCGCGCCGGGGCACGTGCAGGGTGTCGTCGGCGGCGACGAGATAGCCGAAGCCGGGGCTGAATCCGGCGAACGCGACGGTCCACACCTGCCCGGTGTGGGCGGCGACCACCCCGTCGGCGCCGAGCCCGGTGAGTTCGCCGACCTCGTCGAGGTCCGGACCGTCGTAGCGGACGGGAACGGTGACGGGGTCGGCCGGTGGGAGTTCGTCCGCGGTGAGTGGTGCGGTGGCGCGCACCCACGCCGCGACGGCGTCCCGGCGGGTGCCGCGGAACTGTACGAGGACGGTGCGGGCCGCGGGCACCAGGTCGGTGACGGCGGGGTGCGGCTGCGCGGCGAGCCCCCGATAGTGCGCGAGGGTCGACGCCAGATCGTCGAATTCGACGAGCAGTGCCCGGTCGCCCATGTCGAGGAGGCGCATCACACGAACGGTTCCACAGGGATCCGGTTGGCGTCGAGCAGGTTCCGGATCGCAGCGGCCATCGCGACGGCGGCGGGGGTGTCGCCGTGCACGCAGATCGTGTCGGCGGCCGCGGTGATCACGCTGCCGTCGACGGCCTCGATCGTGCCGGTCGTCACGAGCCGCAGGACCCGTGCGGCGACGACGTCGGGATCGTGGACGACGGCTCCCGGCTGTGTGCGCGGTACGAGGGTGCCGTCGGGGGTGTAGGCGCGGTCCGCGAACGCTTCGACGACGGTCCGCAGCCCCGCTGCACGCGCCTCCTCGAGGAACACCGATCCGGGCAGTCCGAGGACGGGCAGGGACGGGTCGACGGCGCGGACGGCGTCGACGACGGCCCGGGCCTGCGCTCGGTGGTGCACGATCGCGTTGTACAGCGCGCCGTGCGGTTTGACGTACACGACGCCGGAACCGGCGGCGCGGGCCAGGGCGTCGAGCGCGCCGATCTGGTAGATCACCTCGGCGGTCAGATCGGCGGGGGCGACGTCGACGAACCTGCGTCCGAATCCGGCGAGGTCCCGGTAGCCGACCTGTGCGCCGATCCGGACGCCGCGGGCGGCGGCGTCCCGGCACGTGCGCAGCAGCGTCGACGGATCCCCGGCGTGGTAGCCGCAGGCGACGTTCGCGCTCGTGACGAGGTCGAGCATCGCGGCATCGTCGCCGAGGGTCCAGGCGCCGAAACTTTCACCGAGGTCGCTGTTGAGATCGATCACCGTCACGGTGTCGATCCTAGGCGCCGGTCAGGCGTGCAGATGCTCTCCGGCGGGCACGAGGACCCGGCCGGTGGACCTGCGCCGGGCCACCCCGATCGCACGGCACACCAGGTAGATGACGAACGAGATGGTGGTGACGAACGTCGACACCGGGACGCCGGGGGCGAGCGAGAGCACGATGCCGCCGACCGCGGCGACCTCGGCGAACACGACGGCGAGGATCGTGGCCTTGAGCGGGTTCGCGGTGACATGAGCGGCCGCGGCGGCGGGCGTGATGAGCAGTGCCATGACGAGCAGGGCGCCGACGATCTGCACACCGAGGGCGGCGGTGATGCCGACGAGGACCGCGAACACGATCGACAGTCCGCGGACCGGGACGCCACGGGCGGCAGCCACCTCGGGGTCGGTGCTCGCGAACAGCAGC from Prescottella sp. R16 includes these protein-coding regions:
- the catC gene encoding muconolactone Delta-isomerase gives rise to the protein MPLFHVRMDVDIPRDLDPQVRDDTLAREKAYSQDLQRQGKWVHLWRIVGKYSNISIFDVESADELHEILWNLPLFPYMTIDVVPLTGHASSIR
- a CDS encoding LamB/YcsF family protein, which produces MTVIDLNSDLGESFGAWTLGDDAAMLDLVTSANVACGYHAGDPSTLLRTCRDAAARGVRIGAQVGYRDLAGFGRRFVDVAPADLTAEVIYQIGALDALARAAGSGVVYVKPHGALYNAIVHHRAQARAVVDAVRAVDPSLPVLGLPGSVFLEEARAAGLRTVVEAFADRAYTPDGTLVPRTQPGAVVHDPDVVAARVLRLVTTGTIEAVDGSVITAAADTICVHGDTPAAVAMAAAIRNLLDANRIPVEPFV
- a CDS encoding AraC family transcriptional regulator; this translates as MSTGVAVGPDDWGEAENAVSAAYFAHELTPLTAGSEPRLNVRATQIGALRLTRIGWGADVSVDTRHPGAYAVNIPLSGRIESVSGGHDVISGPGKASVFRPDTGAVITRWTADCEIVGVKVDKDYLHRELARILGRPDRRLPDQVDLTTAAGQNWMGLLRSIVEQVRGSEGLWQTPVVAQQLSGAITSAFVLAAMPDDTAVAPRPRIVKRVLDRIDADPALAWTASDMAEAAGVSVRRLQEGFREYLGMCPRDYLLDVRLARVHDDLVAGDPSSTSVTDIAVRWGITHTGRFAAAYRRRYGVAPSATLRS
- a CDS encoding allophanate hydrolase subunit 1, whose translation is MRLLDMGDRALLVEFDDLASTLAHYRGLAAQPHPAVTDLVPAARTVLVQFRGTRRDAVAAWVRATAPLTADELPPADPVTVPVRYDGPDLDEVGELTGLGADGVVAAHTGQVWTVAFAGFSPGFGYLVAADDTLHVPRRATPRTRVPAGAVGLAGEFSGIYPRPSPGGWQLIGTTTEPMWDVDRDPPALLQPGVTVTFVAV
- a CDS encoding ZIP family metal transporter, whose protein sequence is MVTAALYGVGTALPLLIGAWVGLRFDLPRPVLAALMAFGAGTMVAAVSSELFAPAFATEGVWIAGTALLAGALVYVVADHFIENKLGPAALGWALMLGSLLDGIPENTALGVSLVEGGGVVLLVAVAVGNIPESVAGAASMRSQPGFDSRRAFRVWAITAAVLVLVVVAANAVSDNISDGSIAVVQAFAGGATIAVLADSLMPEAYREGGWWVGLSTALGFLVAFALGA
- a CDS encoding muconate/chloromuconate family cycloisomerase; this translates as MSDPDLAIVSIETTILDVPLIRPHKFATTTSEVQPILLVAITTAGGVTGHGEGVVPGGPWWGGESVETMKAIVDNYVTPYILGRGVDEITGILVDLERIVANARFAKAAVDVALHDAYARHLGVGVHILLGGAFRTGVDVRWALGAAPVEEVLDEIEEKIEARLNFAFKLKMGALDPAVDTERVVSIAEALDGRAGVSIDVNARWDRFTALRYVPELVDGGVELVEQPTPAEQIEVLAEINRLVGASVMADESVQTPHDAFRIATLGAADVLALKTTKCGGLQRSKQVVAVAKAAGLRCHGATSIEGPIGTAASVHFACSEPGIDYGTELFGPQLFAVELLQTPLDYSEGQVHLPTGLGLGVELDMDVVKHLARN
- the catA gene encoding catechol 1,2-dioxygenase; the encoded protein is MTSTETATAHASGNAATDKFKSDRVSADTSPERASAIYRDVLKAFADVIHKHEVTYDEYRVLKQWVIDVGEYGEWPLWLDVFVEHEIEDVNYSRNALAGTKGSIEGPYYVANSPTLPSKCTMPMRDKDRDATPLVFSGQVTDLEGNGLAGATVELWHADEDGLYSQFAPNLPEWNLRGTIVCDDEGRYEITTLQPAPYQIPHDGPTGWFIESYGGHPWRPAHLHLMVKAPGKLPITTQLYFAGGQWVENDVATAVKPELVLDPKTGDDGRNYVTYNFALDPEA
- a CDS encoding IclR family transcriptional regulator C-terminal domain-containing protein — protein: MSNEDRDFIQSIERGFAVLLAFDEQHPTPSLAELATKTDLSRPAVRRILLTLQKLGYVAANGSRWSLTPRVLSIGQHYSASHALVEAAMPRLVQLSERTGESASLGVLDGVDVVYAARVPVRRIMSINVSVGTRVPAYATSMGRALLAWAPTETVDRVIAGSRFEKLATSTIASPESLRAELDRVHTQGYALTAAELEEGLISLAAPVRDASGDVVGALACSTSSGRNTPEEFRASAAANVIETAEALSTDLGFRRH
- a CDS encoding flavin reductase family protein, encoding MDSRRLRNIFGQFASGVTVITCGKEDGTPHGATVTAFTAVSLEPRLCQVTLTRTSKACTFLSGAPFAVNILAADQTDVALHFAGRPQSPGPVWEQGPTAPVLAGSAATLSCVPWREYDGGDHVIFIGEIVDAQCRDTDPLLFYRSTFHDLGAPSGSAAWNGSMDDPHRGWFDAGTAFTPLHLSGATN
- a CDS encoding biotin-dependent carboxyltransferase family protein; the protein is MVWLEIVRAGARTTVQDRGRSGHAALGVGGSGAADVVSHDAANRLVGNTPDAATLEVTLGGLRFRVHGPTAVAVTGASVPVTVDGTPRPRYSTLHLSDGDEVTLGMSDTGLRTYLAVRGGIDVPAVLGSRATDTLSGIGPDPVRDGDRLPVGTRHDDLPAEDLIPPPAPAADPVELRIRMGPRDDWFTPASRAALAEHTWTVTADTDRVGARLHGPGPLHRARRGELPSEGMSTGALQVPPDGMPVLFLADHPVTGGYPVIATVVSDDVPVAAQLRPGHRVRFRRLL